The following coding sequences lie in one Schistosoma mansoni strain Puerto Rico chromosome 3, complete genome genomic window:
- a CDS encoding putative cytoplasmic polyadenylation element binding protein (cpeb), whose protein sequence is MFIYKVYSLVELALIMDRLYGGVCYAGIDTDPELKYPKGAGRVAFSNQQSYIAAISARFVQLQHNEIDKRVEVKPYVLDNQMCDECQGTRCGGKFAPFFCANVTCLQYYCEQCWVQIHSRYGREYHKPLVKEGAERPRPALYRW, encoded by the exons atgttcatttataAAGTTTACAGTTTAG TCGAACTTGCCCTAATAATGGATCGTTTATATGGAGGTGTTTGTTATGCTGGCATAGATACAGATCCAGAATTGAAATATCCTAAAGGTGCTGGTCGTGTCGCTTTCTCAAATCAACAAAGTTATATCGCTGCAATTAGTGCACGATTTGTGCAATTACAGCATAATGAAATTGATAAACGA GTTGAAGTTAAACCATATGTCTTGGATAATCAAATGTGTGATGAATGTCAAGGTACTCGTTGTGGGGGTAAATTTGCCCCATTTTTTTGCGCTAATGTTACTTGCCTTCAATATTATTGCGAACAATGTTGGGTACAGATACACAGTCGTTATGGTCGTGAATATCATAAACCTCTAGTCAAAGAAGGGGCTGAACGTCCTCGTCCTGCACTTTATCGATGGTAG